Proteins from a single region of Candidatus Nezhaarchaeota archaeon:
- a CDS encoding NAD(P)H-hydrate dehydratase → MTELRIELSAELSADEARAVDLNAEHLGIPRELLMENAGRSIADVVSSRVDVRGRSVLVVAGAGNKGGDGFVAARHLSTRGAKVTVVLVSSEAEIATREARLNWEVLKNMDLTVEVHTLSSLGVEGLAKKVEEADVIIDALVGTGLSGALREPVKKVVEALNRGKGLKVAIDIPTGLNSDTGEVLGTAFKAQITVTMHKPKRGLKLAREWTGEVVVAEIGIPVEAEVYTGPGDVAAVIKPRRADTHKYDYGVVLVVGGSPLYAGAPALAGMAALKSGVGLVVVAAPSSSAPYIKSFSPDLIVHSIKGEWIDEGAARIIIEAGLLEKATVMALGPGLGFNDATVAGVKALLSEASERGLRTLIDADGLKALATLSSPLKALDYVLTPHRGEYRALMGEEAGRGLEEAIEAAKRLAKKYRATVVLKGHRSVITDGERVKVNRSGNPGMAVGGVGDVLSGLIAGFMAQGAPSFTACCAATYINGRAGDLAAAEKGYHFTASDLLEAVPRALRELEPWATGYAELSAPRRLPKQ, encoded by the coding sequence GTGACAGAGCTGCGCATTGAGCTGAGCGCGGAGCTGAGCGCTGATGAGGCTAGGGCCGTAGACCTTAACGCTGAGCACCTCGGGATTCCCAGAGAGCTGCTAATGGAGAACGCCGGCCGAAGCATAGCTGACGTCGTATCTTCGAGGGTAGATGTGCGCGGGAGAAGCGTGCTAGTAGTAGCAGGCGCCGGTAATAAGGGGGGGGATGGCTTCGTAGCCGCTCGCCACCTATCTACTAGAGGCGCTAAGGTCACCGTGGTCTTAGTAAGCTCAGAGGCCGAGATAGCTACTAGGGAGGCTAGGCTCAACTGGGAGGTTTTAAAGAACATGGACCTGACGGTAGAAGTGCACACGCTTAGCTCACTAGGAGTGGAGGGGTTAGCTAAGAAGGTTGAAGAGGCGGACGTAATTATAGATGCCCTAGTGGGGACAGGATTAAGTGGGGCTCTTAGGGAGCCGGTGAAGAAGGTGGTGGAGGCCTTGAATAGAGGCAAGGGCCTTAAGGTAGCTATCGACATACCCACTGGCTTAAACTCAGATACAGGGGAGGTTCTGGGCACTGCCTTCAAGGCGCAGATCACAGTCACTATGCATAAGCCTAAGAGGGGGCTGAAGCTAGCCCGTGAGTGGACCGGAGAAGTAGTAGTAGCGGAGATAGGGATCCCAGTAGAGGCTGAGGTCTACACAGGCCCAGGTGACGTGGCGGCGGTCATTAAGCCTAGGAGGGCCGATACGCACAAGTACGACTATGGCGTAGTCCTAGTGGTAGGCGGAAGCCCTCTATACGCAGGGGCCCCAGCCCTCGCCGGAATGGCCGCCCTTAAATCAGGCGTAGGACTAGTCGTAGTGGCTGCGCCCAGCTCGTCAGCTCCATACATCAAGTCCTTCTCGCCAGACCTCATCGTCCACTCAATTAAGGGGGAGTGGATAGACGAGGGGGCTGCGAGGATCATTATTGAGGCTGGGCTCCTGGAGAAGGCCACGGTAATGGCCCTAGGGCCAGGGCTAGGCTTCAACGACGCCACCGTGGCGGGGGTCAAGGCCCTACTAAGCGAAGCCTCTGAGAGGGGGCTGAGGACGTTGATCGACGCCGACGGCCTAAAGGCACTAGCTACGTTAAGCTCACCTTTAAAAGCGCTCGATTACGTGCTAACGCCACATAGAGGAGAGTACCGTGCATTAATGGGGGAGGAGGCTGGTAGAGGCTTAGAAGAAGCTATCGAGGCCGCTAAGAGGCTAGCGAAGAAGTATAGAGCTACAGTAGTACTTAAGGGACATAGGTCGGTTATAACTGACGGGGAGAGGGTCAAGGTGAACAGGTCCGGGAACCCAGGGATGGCTGTAGGAGGCGTGGGGGACGTCCTCTCAGGGCTCATAGCTGGCTTCATGGCACAAGGGGCGCCTAGCTTTACGGCTTGCTGCGCCGCAACGTACATAAACGGTAGGGCGGGGGACTTGGCAGCCGCCGAGAAAGGCTATCACTTTACGGCGAGCGACCTACTAGAGGCAGTGCCTAGGGCTCTCCGTGAGCTAGAGCCGTGGGCTACTGGCTACGCTGAGCTAAGCGCACCGAGGAGGCTTCCTAAGCAATAA
- a CDS encoding alanine--glyoxylate aminotransferase family protein: MSERRIIMFPGPTSIDPAVLRAMSRQIEPHSHPSFIAHYRNALSKLRKLLQVSGEVFLFSGSGTLSQEVGVVNFVEPGERVLCLVNGFFSARFADMVARCGGKPVVLELPYGEGFTPEQVRSALKEGGFKVVTATHVETSSGVANPIEEIGEVVREYGALFIVDVVASLGGIEVRQDKWGISVACACTQKCLGAPPGISIVSLDKYALEILEQRERPIPTFYGDLKGWLKVVRDPYNNYRSTHPISLVYALEEALKQIFAEGLRKRFKRHRVLAEAFRRAMKAIGLRILAKPGFEADTVTAVLYPNGCDIDDAVFRREVERRKVLITYGYGPLRGRSFRVGHMGSVTPNDILSTVSAIEAALRKFNYSFKYGAGVLAAQQVIEQLEH, from the coding sequence GTGAGTGAGCGTAGAATTATCATGTTCCCAGGCCCTACTTCTATTGACCCAGCCGTGCTTAGGGCGATGAGCAGGCAGATAGAGCCCCACTCACACCCATCGTTTATCGCCCACTACCGCAACGCTCTCTCTAAGCTCAGAAAGCTCCTACAGGTTAGCGGCGAGGTCTTTCTATTCTCAGGTTCAGGCACCCTTAGCCAGGAGGTTGGCGTAGTTAACTTTGTAGAGCCAGGTGAGCGCGTGCTGTGCCTTGTCAACGGCTTCTTCAGCGCGCGTTTCGCCGACATGGTGGCCCGGTGCGGCGGCAAGCCCGTTGTCTTAGAGCTCCCCTACGGTGAGGGCTTCACCCCTGAGCAAGTTAGGTCGGCATTGAAGGAGGGGGGCTTTAAGGTTGTGACCGCGACTCACGTAGAGACCTCTAGTGGCGTAGCTAATCCCATTGAGGAGATCGGCGAAGTAGTTAGAGAGTACGGCGCATTGTTTATCGTGGACGTAGTTGCCTCGCTAGGAGGTATAGAGGTTCGCCAAGATAAGTGGGGGATAAGCGTTGCTTGTGCCTGTACTCAAAAGTGCCTGGGGGCTCCGCCCGGCATATCAATAGTGTCCCTCGACAAATATGCGCTCGAGATCTTAGAGCAACGCGAGAGGCCTATTCCCACTTTCTACGGGGATCTTAAGGGTTGGCTTAAAGTAGTGAGAGATCCCTACAACAATTATCGATCCACCCACCCAATTAGCTTAGTCTATGCTTTAGAAGAGGCCCTTAAACAGATCTTTGCCGAGGGGCTTAGGAAGAGGTTTAAGCGCCATCGCGTACTAGCTGAGGCCTTCAGGAGGGCCATGAAGGCCATCGGGCTGAGGATACTAGCTAAGCCGGGCTTTGAAGCTGACACCGTGACGGCGGTGCTCTACCCAAATGGGTGCGATATAGACGATGCCGTCTTTCGACGCGAAGTCGAGCGTAGGAAGGTCTTAATAACTTATGGCTACGGCCCGCTGCGTGGACGTAGCTTTCGAGTCGGCCACATGGGTAGCGTTACGCCTAACGACATCCTCTCGACAGTCAGCGCTATAGAAGCAGCCCTTAGGAAGTTTAACTACTCGTTTAAGTATGGAGCTGGAGTTTTGGCGGCTCAGCAAGTAATTGAGCAGCTTGAGCACTGA